In Nitrospira sp., one genomic interval encodes:
- a CDS encoding tetratricopeptide repeat protein, translating to MRPILGACVAVLLGLGAVACGQQTWDSAMQAGDAALQRGQYQEAERIFSLAVRKAEEFGPQDRRLAVALSHLGQVYSAQGKFVEAEPVYLQALKIYQDVHGENHLDVAAMLNNLGVLHRKHGQFADAQRLLTRALSIKERLLGVDHLDVALALSNLAAMHVAQGDAGQAAGFLARALSIREKQLGPDHLEVAKTLEEYAGALRKLGRQVEAEPLEARVAAIRSKTMP from the coding sequence ATGAGACCGATCTTGGGCGCCTGCGTTGCCGTGCTGCTTGGGCTGGGAGCCGTGGCTTGCGGTCAACAGACGTGGGACAGTGCCATGCAAGCCGGTGATGCGGCGCTGCAGCGGGGACAATACCAGGAAGCGGAACGTATTTTTTCGCTCGCGGTCCGCAAGGCGGAGGAATTCGGTCCACAGGACCGACGGCTGGCCGTGGCCTTGAGCCATCTGGGCCAGGTCTATAGCGCGCAGGGAAAATTTGTGGAGGCAGAGCCGGTCTACCTCCAGGCGCTCAAGATCTATCAGGACGTGCATGGGGAGAATCATCTCGACGTCGCCGCCATGTTAAACAATCTCGGTGTGTTGCATCGCAAGCATGGGCAGTTTGCCGATGCGCAACGACTCTTGACGCGGGCACTCTCCATCAAAGAGCGGTTGCTGGGTGTGGACCATTTGGACGTGGCCTTGGCGCTGAGCAATCTCGCGGCGATGCATGTAGCTCAGGGTGATGCCGGTCAGGCTGCGGGATTCCTTGCGCGCGCCTTGAGCATACGAGAAAAGCAATTGGGGCCTGATCATCTGGAGGTGGCCAAGACCCTGGAAGAGTATGCGGGCGCACTCCGGAAGCTCGGGCGCCAAGTAGAGGCTGAGCCGTTGGAAGCGAGGGTTGCGGCAATCCGGAGCAAGACGATGCCGTGA